The Halosimplex litoreum genome has a window encoding:
- a CDS encoding sulfatase, with amino-acid sequence MSQQDVVWVTLESVRWDHTSLSEHARDTTPTLSRLAAEGRGYDDCFSHDIWTRASTASILTGRASSAHRTWSNDAGLPDPIETIPEAFREAGYRTVGISPNGQFGPGTGLDRGFDDFHYLTRSTLSSEVGLVSLVRWAANLRRHSGGFTRDGNQHCLGYLSTNVAKRHVRRAATDDRPLFLYVHYGDSHHAYVPPIAWRERFADDLPMPVDEAVDVALDMSDRMYEHIADGVPFDDDEWTALRTLYDTAVAYVDHLTGELVAAARRDLADPVIVVTADHGELFGERGLLAHMLVNNAAVSNVPLVVAGGTDFPETGPIQHADVMKMLCRDLGVDHPVPVGRDLRERDREFAVVQRSGARTRHKLDQITRHNPEFPQGEYHTDDVTALFTSEWCYRRTDDDEELVARGGESVDASADRPAVTAELRAECQRWLEEHGRPVGETERVDFDENTEAQLRELGYLQ; translated from the coding sequence ATGAGCCAACAGGACGTGGTCTGGGTGACGCTCGAAAGCGTCCGGTGGGACCACACGTCGCTGTCGGAACACGCCCGGGACACGACGCCGACGCTGTCCCGACTCGCGGCGGAGGGCCGGGGGTACGACGACTGCTTCTCCCACGACATCTGGACGCGGGCCTCGACCGCGTCCATCCTCACCGGCCGGGCGTCGTCGGCCCACCGAACCTGGTCGAACGACGCGGGCCTCCCCGACCCCATCGAGACGATCCCCGAGGCCTTCCGCGAGGCGGGCTATCGGACGGTCGGGATCTCGCCCAACGGCCAGTTCGGGCCGGGGACCGGACTCGACCGCGGCTTCGACGACTTCCACTATCTCACCAGGTCGACGCTGTCGAGCGAAGTCGGACTCGTCTCGCTCGTGCGGTGGGCCGCGAACCTCCGCCGGCACTCGGGCGGGTTCACCCGCGACGGGAACCAGCACTGTCTCGGCTACCTCAGCACGAACGTTGCCAAGCGACACGTCCGCCGGGCCGCGACGGACGACCGACCGCTCTTTCTCTACGTCCACTACGGCGACTCTCACCACGCGTACGTGCCGCCGATCGCCTGGCGCGAGCGGTTCGCCGACGACCTCCCGATGCCGGTCGACGAGGCGGTCGACGTCGCGCTCGACATGTCCGACCGGATGTACGAACACATCGCCGACGGGGTCCCGTTCGACGACGACGAGTGGACGGCGCTCCGGACGCTGTACGACACCGCCGTCGCCTACGTCGACCACCTGACCGGGGAGCTGGTCGCCGCGGCCCGACGCGACCTGGCGGACCCGGTCATCGTCGTGACCGCCGACCACGGCGAGCTGTTCGGCGAGCGGGGGCTGCTCGCGCACATGCTCGTCAACAACGCCGCCGTCTCGAACGTCCCCCTGGTCGTCGCCGGCGGGACGGACTTCCCCGAGACGGGGCCGATACAGCACGCGGACGTGATGAAGATGCTCTGTCGCGACCTCGGCGTGGACCACCCGGTCCCGGTCGGTCGCGACCTGCGCGAGCGAGACAGGGAGTTCGCCGTCGTACAGCGGAGCGGCGCTCGAACGCGGCACAAGCTGGACCAGATCACGAGGCACAATCCGGAGTTTCCACAGGGAGAGTACCACACCGACGACGTCACCGCACTGTTCACGTCCGAGTGGTGCTACCGACGCACCGACGACGACGAGGAACTCGTCGCCCGGGGCGGAGAATCGGTCGACGCGAGCGCCGACCGACCGGCGGTGACGGCCGAACTGCGGGCCGAGTGCCAGCGATGGCTCGAAGAGCACGGCCGACCCGTCGGCGAGACCGAGCGCGTGGACTTCGACGAGAACACCGAGGCGCAGCTCCGCGAGCTCGGATACCTGCAGTGA
- a CDS encoding flippase has product MSEQTTVRRLLVGLQAKLGADILRTGSKGLLLLVLTRYLLAPEEFGLLFFAISVLAVARLGANLGFAKSTARYVSDYMQSDESQIRHIVRTGVAYNLVAITVVGLALAGFHREIAALLNEPALAPFLLLGPLFVMFTSLRVFARLIFQGFNEVWWSALVSTVSSVAQLALVVGFVLLGYDAVGAFLGYIGAAALASLAGFAVLYWKFYRRLPETDAVDESLRGRILRYSFPLAGTRGAGVLTNRVDQLLIGYLLTPAAVSFYTLGKQISEFVMTPAMSLGFVVSPAYSSEKADDQLGRASRMYEKSFENIVLLYVPAATGLVLVARPTIRFVVGQEYLGAVPVIQVLSVFVVVKSIDNITNDGLDYLGRARERAVVKISGAVANFVLNVLFIPVMGVVGAAVATVLTTSAVVAVNVYIIGQELEISLWALGAATVRIAAIAAVMGGIVWAALPFVSGIPSLLAVIAAGAIAWAVMATVGGFIDPDDVETVLANIT; this is encoded by the coding sequence ATGAGCGAGCAAACGACGGTCCGACGGCTGCTCGTCGGCCTTCAGGCGAAGCTGGGCGCCGATATCCTCCGTACGGGATCCAAGGGGCTGCTGTTGTTGGTACTCACGCGATATCTGTTGGCCCCGGAGGAGTTCGGGCTCCTGTTTTTCGCGATATCCGTCCTGGCGGTGGCGCGGCTGGGCGCGAACCTCGGCTTCGCCAAGTCCACGGCACGGTACGTCTCCGACTACATGCAGAGCGACGAGTCCCAGATCCGACACATCGTCCGCACCGGTGTGGCGTACAATCTGGTTGCGATAACCGTCGTCGGTCTCGCCCTGGCGGGCTTCCATCGCGAGATAGCGGCGCTACTGAACGAACCCGCGCTGGCACCGTTCCTGCTGCTGGGTCCGTTGTTCGTCATGTTCACGTCCCTGCGGGTGTTCGCGCGGTTGATCTTTCAGGGGTTCAACGAGGTGTGGTGGAGCGCGCTCGTCTCGACGGTCTCCAGCGTGGCACAGCTCGCACTCGTGGTGGGGTTCGTCCTGCTGGGCTACGACGCGGTCGGCGCCTTCCTCGGGTACATCGGCGCGGCCGCACTCGCGTCACTGGCGGGGTTCGCCGTCCTCTACTGGAAGTTCTATCGACGGCTCCCGGAGACCGACGCCGTCGACGAGAGCCTGAGAGGGAGGATCCTGCGATACAGCTTCCCGCTCGCCGGGACCCGCGGGGCCGGCGTGCTCACGAACAGAGTCGACCAGCTCCTCATCGGATACCTCCTCACGCCGGCGGCCGTCTCGTTCTACACGCTCGGTAAACAGATCTCGGAGTTCGTCATGACGCCCGCGATGTCGCTCGGGTTCGTCGTCTCGCCGGCGTACAGCAGCGAGAAAGCCGACGACCAGCTCGGGCGCGCCAGCCGGATGTACGAGAAGAGCTTCGAGAACATCGTGTTGCTGTACGTGCCCGCCGCCACCGGGCTCGTCCTGGTCGCGAGGCCCACCATCCGATTCGTCGTCGGACAGGAGTACCTGGGCGCGGTCCCGGTCATTCAGGTGCTCTCCGTGTTCGTCGTCGTGAAGTCTATCGACAACATCACCAACGACGGGCTGGATTACCTCGGTCGAGCGCGCGAGCGCGCGGTCGTCAAAATCTCCGGTGCGGTGGCCAACTTCGTCCTGAACGTCCTGTTCATCCCGGTGATGGGGGTCGTGGGGGCCGCGGTCGCAACGGTCCTGACGACGTCGGCCGTCGTCGCCGTCAACGTCTACATCATCGGGCAAGAGCTGGAGATCTCGCTGTGGGCGCTCGGTGCGGCCACGGTCCGGATCGCCGCGATCGCGGCCGTGATGGGGGGTATCGTCTGGGCCGCCCTCCCGTTCGTCTCGGGGATCCCGTCGCTGCTCGCCGTGATCGCCGCCGGCGCGATCGCCTGGGCGGTCATGGCGACCGTCGGCGGGTTCATCGACCCGGACGATGTGGAGACGGTTCTGGCGAACATCACCTGA
- a CDS encoding TrkH family potassium uptake protein, giving the protein MSFAGELRVDWATSLSLVGTVLKALTVPLVGTALVALWYREPLAPFLATAVLTLAAGVALERLDRDDLGIREGFLMVALTWLAIAVVGAVPFLIASEGNLATPVNALFESTSGVTTTGATVVENFDAHGRSIHLWRSLLQWMGGLGILVIAVAVLSQLSIGGAQLMETESQTQDVNKLTPSIEATARLLGWLYAGLTGLMVATWLALGAVGLGPEVTLYDAVAHAFTAVSTAGFSPRAESLGAFSPAVQWATIPFMFLGATNFVLLYHLTRGNLSRLVDSDEFRFYLAVVLGLTGLTAGFLVASDQFTRIEQVARHSLFQVVSILTTTGYATVDFVDWSPAAKHMLFLAMFSGGMAGSTTCSIKTLRWLVVVKSFRRDLFREVHPDAIRPVRLSGQVVDEEVVRDVYAYVLLSGIIFVLLTVFVVTDAARVGNGIGEFEAMGASAATFLNVGPAFGDAGPYGSYVGFPWTTKAAFILLMWIGRIEIIPVLVLLTPAFWRS; this is encoded by the coding sequence ATGAGCTTCGCCGGCGAACTCAGGGTCGACTGGGCCACCAGCTTGAGCCTCGTCGGGACCGTGCTGAAGGCGTTGACCGTGCCGCTGGTCGGGACGGCGCTCGTCGCGCTGTGGTACCGCGAGCCGCTCGCTCCCTTCCTGGCGACTGCGGTCCTGACGCTCGCGGCCGGCGTCGCGCTCGAACGGCTCGACCGGGACGATCTCGGCATCCGCGAGGGGTTCCTGATGGTCGCGCTGACGTGGCTGGCGATCGCCGTCGTCGGCGCGGTCCCGTTCCTGATCGCGAGCGAGGGGAACCTCGCGACCCCCGTCAACGCGCTGTTCGAGTCGACCAGCGGCGTCACCACGACGGGTGCGACCGTCGTCGAGAACTTCGACGCACACGGCCGGTCGATCCACCTCTGGCGGTCGCTGCTGCAGTGGATGGGCGGGCTGGGCATCCTCGTGATCGCCGTCGCGGTCCTCTCGCAGCTGTCGATCGGTGGTGCCCAGCTCATGGAGACCGAGTCACAGACCCAGGACGTGAACAAACTGACCCCGTCGATCGAGGCGACCGCTCGACTGCTCGGGTGGCTCTACGCCGGGCTGACCGGGCTGATGGTCGCGACGTGGCTCGCGCTCGGCGCGGTCGGGCTGGGGCCGGAGGTGACGCTCTACGACGCCGTGGCCCACGCCTTCACCGCCGTCTCGACGGCCGGGTTCTCGCCGCGGGCCGAGAGCCTGGGCGCGTTCTCGCCGGCGGTCCAGTGGGCGACGATCCCTTTCATGTTCCTCGGTGCGACGAACTTCGTGTTGCTGTATCACCTGACGCGTGGGAACCTCTCGCGGCTGGTCGACAGCGACGAGTTCCGCTTCTACCTCGCGGTGGTGCTCGGGCTGACGGGACTGACCGCGGGCTTCCTGGTCGCCTCCGACCAGTTCACCCGGATCGAGCAGGTGGCCCGCCACTCACTGTTCCAGGTCGTCTCGATCCTGACGACGACGGGGTACGCGACGGTCGACTTCGTCGACTGGTCGCCGGCGGCCAAGCACATGCTCTTTCTCGCGATGTTCTCCGGCGGGATGGCCGGGAGCACGACGTGTTCGATCAAGACGCTGCGCTGGCTGGTCGTCGTCAAGTCGTTCCGCCGGGACCTGTTCCGGGAGGTCCACCCCGACGCCATCCGGCCGGTGCGGCTGTCCGGGCAGGTCGTCGACGAGGAGGTCGTCCGCGACGTGTACGCCTACGTCCTCCTGAGCGGGATCATCTTCGTGTTGCTGACGGTGTTCGTCGTCACCGACGCCGCGAGGGTCGGGAACGGGATCGGCGAGTTCGAGGCGATGGGCGCGTCGGCGGCGACGTTCCTCAACGTCGGTCCCGCCTTCGGCGACGCCGGGCCCTACGGGAGCTACGTGGGTTTCCCCTGGACGACGAAGGCGGCGTTCATCCTCCTGATGTGGATCGGCCGGATCGAAATAATCCCCGTGCTCGTCCTGTTGACGCCGGCGTTCTGGCGGTCGTGA
- the trkA gene encoding Trk system potassium transporter TrkA, with product MRVVIVGAGEVGSTIAESLAKSHDVVVIDIDSDRVESLTYSLDVLPIEGDGSDIDTLEEADVADADLFIASTDDDETNIVACGAANVVSDAFTIARVKSPKYLQAWQRARGAFGVDFMVCSDLLTAEAIVGLAGLPTAQDVDTFADGLVQMTEFEIPAESPVADQTVAEADRFDSLTFAAIIRDDHVVIPRGDTRLTAGDEVIAIGSPDSIRAFSSEIAPEEQGPEDVVIVGGGEIGYQTARLLEERGFSPRLIEQDEERARWLAEKLPNTTVLNSDATDQELLERENVGMADVVVAALENDQQNLLATLLAKRKGTDRAITVVNTGDFAELFEAVGVDVAVSPRKATAEEITRFTRARRAENVSIIEGDKAEVLELEVDPDSVLVDRSIRDVAADIPEGVVIGAITRGDEHITPRGDTIVREGDHVVVFVDTEVLSEVTEKL from the coding sequence ATGCGGGTAGTCATCGTCGGCGCCGGCGAGGTCGGCTCGACGATCGCAGAGAGCCTCGCCAAGTCCCACGACGTGGTCGTCATCGACATCGACAGCGACCGCGTGGAGTCGCTCACCTACTCGCTGGACGTGCTCCCGATCGAGGGCGACGGCAGCGACATCGACACGCTGGAGGAGGCCGACGTGGCCGACGCCGACCTGTTCATCGCCAGTACGGACGACGACGAGACGAACATCGTCGCCTGCGGCGCCGCGAACGTCGTCAGTGACGCCTTCACCATCGCCCGGGTCAAGAGTCCGAAGTACCTCCAGGCGTGGCAGCGCGCCCGCGGCGCCTTCGGGGTCGACTTCATGGTCTGTTCGGACCTGCTCACCGCGGAGGCCATCGTCGGGCTGGCGGGCCTGCCGACCGCCCAGGACGTGGACACCTTCGCCGACGGCCTCGTCCAGATGACGGAGTTCGAGATCCCGGCCGAGAGCCCGGTGGCCGACCAGACCGTCGCCGAGGCCGACCGCTTCGATTCGCTGACGTTCGCGGCGATCATCCGCGACGACCACGTGGTGATCCCCCGCGGGGACACCCGTCTGACGGCCGGCGACGAGGTCATCGCGATCGGCAGCCCCGACAGTATCCGCGCCTTTAGCTCCGAGATCGCACCCGAGGAACAGGGGCCCGAGGACGTGGTGATCGTCGGCGGCGGCGAGATCGGCTACCAGACCGCCCGGCTGCTCGAGGAACGGGGGTTCTCCCCGCGACTCATCGAACAGGACGAGGAGCGGGCCCGCTGGCTCGCCGAGAAGCTGCCGAACACCACCGTGTTGAACAGCGACGCGACCGACCAGGAGCTGCTCGAACGAGAGAACGTCGGGATGGCGGACGTGGTCGTCGCGGCGCTGGAAAACGACCAGCAGAACCTCCTGGCGACGCTGCTGGCCAAACGGAAAGGGACCGACCGGGCGATCACCGTGGTGAACACGGGCGATTTCGCGGAGCTGTTCGAGGCGGTCGGCGTCGACGTGGCCGTCAGCCCGCGGAAGGCGACCGCCGAGGAGATCACCCGGTTCACCCGCGCCCGCCGGGCGGAGAACGTCTCGATCATCGAGGGCGACAAAGCCGAAGTGCTCGAACTGGAGGTCGACCCCGACAGCGTCCTCGTCGACCGGTCGATCCGAGACGTGGCGGCGGACATCCCGGAGGGCGTCGTCATCGGCGCGATCACGCGCGGCGACGAACACATCACGCCCCGTGGTGACACGATCGTCCGCGAGGGCGACCACGTCGTCGTCTTCGTCGACACCGAGGTCCTGAGCGAAGTGACGGAGAAGCTCTGA
- a CDS encoding cation:proton antiporter, with the protein MSAALVEVGIGLAALALTGYLAHRVSLSVIPAYIVAGIVVGPHEPTALFGMSLTLVSETEFVDVLAELGVVLLLFFLGLEFSVDQLLADRRRILAAGTVDLALNLGVGIAIGLVFGLGVVPTLFVAGVVYISSSAIVTKSLIEQGWIANPESGPILGTLVYEDLFIAVYLAVLAALAAGGGDAATVARDVGVAFAFLAVLAVGAWGGTAVLDRVFAVDSDELFLIGVLATTTLVAGAALTLGLSEAVAAFFVGAGFSQTDHVDRIEHQVAAVRDLFAAFFFFSIGLTIDVTVLPSVAGLLGAAVVLSTGTKLLSGTVSGRFYDLSPLRSLRTGIGLVPRGEFSLVIAALALTAPAPISDVVPPFAVGYVLVMSVVGTVLIQYSDRVTDTLVPVAPTRD; encoded by the coding sequence ATGAGCGCGGCGCTCGTCGAGGTCGGCATCGGGCTCGCCGCCCTCGCGCTGACCGGCTATCTCGCCCACCGAGTCTCGCTGTCGGTCATCCCCGCCTACATCGTGGCTGGGATCGTCGTCGGGCCCCACGAGCCCACGGCGCTGTTCGGGATGTCGCTCACGCTCGTCTCGGAGACGGAGTTCGTCGACGTGCTGGCCGAACTCGGCGTCGTCCTCCTGCTCTTCTTTCTCGGGCTGGAGTTCAGCGTCGACCAGTTGCTCGCCGACCGCCGGCGGATCCTGGCGGCGGGAACCGTCGACCTCGCTCTGAACCTGGGCGTCGGGATCGCGATCGGTCTGGTGTTCGGGCTGGGCGTCGTGCCGACGCTGTTCGTGGCGGGAGTGGTGTACATCTCCTCGTCGGCCATCGTCACGAAGTCGCTGATCGAACAGGGGTGGATCGCCAACCCCGAGAGCGGGCCGATCCTCGGGACGCTCGTCTACGAGGACCTCTTCATCGCGGTCTATCTGGCGGTCCTGGCCGCGCTCGCAGCCGGAGGGGGCGACGCTGCGACGGTCGCACGCGACGTGGGCGTCGCGTTCGCGTTCCTCGCGGTCCTGGCCGTCGGCGCGTGGGGCGGGACGGCGGTCCTCGACCGGGTGTTCGCCGTCGACTCGGACGAACTGTTCCTCATCGGCGTACTCGCGACGACGACGCTCGTCGCGGGCGCGGCGCTGACGCTGGGACTGAGCGAGGCCGTCGCCGCCTTCTTCGTCGGCGCCGGGTTCAGCCAGACCGACCACGTCGACCGGATCGAGCATCAGGTCGCCGCCGTCCGCGACCTGTTCGCGGCGTTTTTCTTCTTCTCGATCGGGCTGACGATCGACGTGACGGTCCTCCCGTCGGTCGCGGGGCTGCTCGGGGCCGCGGTCGTCCTGTCGACGGGGACCAAGCTCCTCAGCGGGACCGTCTCCGGACGGTTCTACGATCTCTCCCCGCTGCGGTCGCTCCGGACCGGGATCGGACTGGTCCCTCGCGGGGAGTTCTCGCTGGTCATCGCGGCGCTGGCGCTGACCGCTCCGGCACCGATCAGCGACGTCGTTCCGCCGTTCGCGGTCGGGTACGTCCTCGTCATGAGCGTCGTCGGCACGGTCCTCATCCAGTACTCCGACCGGGTGACCGACACGCTGGTACCGGTCGCCCCGACGCGGGACTGA
- a CDS encoding cation:proton antiporter regulatory subunit produces the protein MTIYETEVPGVGRKFEMEIDGGQRLVVVLHHDGKRDVYLRPDEDADSEQLFTLSGDQARKFGSILEGAYFQPVELDEVAVPLGEAIIEWHEVGDDAELAGVSLETASVREETGASIIAIQRGAETIPNPTPDTRVRSGDTLVTLGTREEQSEFETLLGDE, from the coding sequence ATGACTATCTACGAGACGGAGGTGCCCGGGGTCGGCCGGAAGTTCGAGATGGAGATCGACGGCGGGCAGCGACTGGTCGTCGTGCTCCACCACGACGGCAAGCGCGACGTGTATCTGCGACCGGACGAGGACGCCGACAGCGAACAGTTGTTCACGCTGTCGGGCGACCAGGCGCGCAAGTTCGGGTCGATCCTGGAGGGGGCGTACTTCCAGCCGGTCGAGCTGGACGAGGTCGCGGTGCCGCTGGGCGAGGCGATCATCGAGTGGCACGAGGTCGGTGACGACGCGGAGCTGGCGGGCGTCTCCCTGGAGACTGCGTCGGTCAGGGAAGAGACGGGCGCGTCGATCATCGCCATCCAGCGCGGCGCGGAGACGATCCCGAATCCGACGCCCGACACGCGAGTCCGGTCCGGTGACACCCTGGTGACGCTCGGCACTCGGGAGGAGCAGTCGGAGTTCGAGACCCTGCTCGGGGACGAATGA
- a CDS encoding TrkH family potassium uptake protein, producing MAVATDRYVDYRLSLSLVGTVVKYLAAAPLFPVLVAIYYGESVVPFVATSAVMVAVGLLLEQLSDDSDLGHREAFLLVSLSWLVIPILGTVPYLVAGNGVFTGPVAGPVNALFESMSGFTTTGSTVMGSISFDTHSRALLMWRQLSQWLGGMGILVLMVAILPELSVGGAQIMNEEAPGISIEKLTPRIQETARALWKIYVGLTVLAALVYFGLDAVGLGTNMGAYNAVAHALTTLPTGGFSPEGRSVEAFSPAIQWAFVPFMVVAGTNFALFWYALDGRVDKLTGNAEFRSYLAVMGLVTAALTALLFTGLGISGATPNVGTIPGNIEHSLRQATFQVAAIVTTTGYASMDFNSWHPVAQTVLLFAFFLGGSAGSAAGSIKIVRWVLVRKAMYRSLFTSVHPDAVEPVRVGDEAVAEETLRDVFVFIMIFLTLFVVSTVLLYVDSLFVDGIDLTGLQAMSVAIATLGNVGPGFGAVGPMNSFELFSAPAKLYMVFLMWIGRLEILSVLVILTPAYWRS from the coding sequence ATGGCGGTCGCCACCGATCGGTACGTCGACTATCGTCTCAGCCTCTCGCTGGTCGGGACGGTCGTCAAGTACCTGGCGGCCGCTCCCCTCTTCCCGGTGCTCGTCGCAATCTACTACGGCGAGAGCGTAGTCCCGTTCGTCGCGACCAGCGCGGTCATGGTCGCGGTCGGACTCCTCCTCGAGCAGCTCTCCGACGACTCCGACCTGGGCCACCGCGAGGCGTTCCTGCTGGTCAGTCTCTCGTGGCTCGTGATCCCGATCCTCGGGACCGTCCCCTACCTCGTCGCCGGGAACGGCGTGTTCACGGGCCCGGTCGCCGGCCCGGTCAACGCGCTGTTCGAGAGTATGAGCGGGTTCACGACCACCGGGTCGACGGTCATGGGGAGCATCTCCTTCGACACCCACTCCCGCGCGTTGCTCATGTGGCGCCAGCTCTCCCAGTGGCTCGGTGGGATGGGCATCCTCGTCCTCATGGTCGCCATCCTCCCGGAACTGTCGGTCGGTGGCGCCCAGATCATGAACGAGGAGGCGCCCGGCATCTCCATCGAGAAGCTCACGCCGCGGATCCAGGAGACCGCCCGCGCGCTCTGGAAGATCTACGTCGGACTCACCGTCCTGGCGGCGCTGGTGTACTTCGGCCTCGACGCCGTCGGGCTCGGCACGAACATGGGCGCCTACAACGCCGTCGCCCACGCGCTCACGACGCTTCCGACGGGCGGGTTCTCGCCGGAAGGACGCAGCGTCGAGGCGTTCTCGCCGGCCATCCAGTGGGCGTTCGTCCCGTTCATGGTCGTCGCGGGGACGAACTTCGCGCTGTTCTGGTACGCCCTGGACGGCCGGGTCGACAAGCTGACCGGCAACGCGGAGTTCCGGTCCTATCTCGCCGTGATGGGCCTGGTCACCGCCGCGCTCACCGCCCTGCTGTTCACCGGGCTGGGAATTTCGGGGGCCACGCCGAACGTCGGCACCATCCCGGGGAACATCGAGCACTCGTTGCGCCAGGCGACCTTCCAGGTCGCGGCCATCGTGACGACGACGGGCTACGCCAGCATGGACTTCAACAGCTGGCACCCCGTCGCCCAGACGGTCCTCCTGTTCGCCTTCTTCCTGGGCGGGTCGGCCGGCTCCGCCGCGGGGTCGATCAAGATCGTCCGGTGGGTGCTCGTCCGGAAGGCGATGTATCGCTCGCTGTTCACGTCGGTCCACCCCGACGCCGTCGAGCCGGTCCGAGTGGGCGACGAGGCCGTCGCCGAGGAGACGCTCCGGGACGTGTTCGTCTTCATCATGATATTCCTGACGCTGTTCGTCGTCTCGACGGTCCTGCTGTACGTCGACAGTCTGTTCGTCGACGGGATCGACCTGACCGGGCTCCAGGCGATGAGCGTCGCGATCGCGACGCTGGGCAACGTCGGCCCGGGCTTCGGCGCGGTCGGGCCGATGAACAGCTTCGAGCTGTTCTCGGCCCCGGCGAAGCTGTACATGGTCTTCCTGATGTGGATCGGCCGCCTGGAGATCCTCTCGGTGCTCGTCATCCTGACGCCGGCGTACTGGCGGTCGTGA
- a CDS encoding universal stress protein gives MSDLLNRVVLPVASDDDAEATARALDGHEFGSMLAVHVVEKAGGAPDKAGVEQREAAAEEAFAILESHLGDADLDTEIRYDTDVADAIFAAADEFDASAIVITPRGGSRWIQLLTGDVALSLVTETDRPVVVLPDVPHPDGGEPAADATDGSEPAADATDGSEPADDATGESAHDTGGSESE, from the coding sequence ATGAGCGACCTCCTGAACCGGGTCGTCCTCCCGGTCGCCAGCGACGACGACGCCGAGGCCACCGCCCGCGCGCTCGACGGCCACGAGTTCGGCTCGATGCTGGCGGTCCACGTGGTCGAGAAGGCCGGCGGCGCCCCCGACAAGGCCGGCGTCGAACAGCGCGAGGCGGCCGCCGAGGAAGCGTTCGCGATCCTCGAATCCCACCTCGGCGACGCCGACCTCGACACCGAGATCCGCTACGACACCGACGTGGCCGACGCTATCTTCGCGGCCGCAGACGAGTTCGACGCGTCGGCTATCGTCATCACGCCCCGGGGCGGCAGCCGGTGGATCCAGCTGCTGACCGGCGACGTGGCGCTGTCACTCGTGACCGAGACCGACCGCCCGGTGGTCGTCCTGCCGGACGTCCCCCACCCAGACGGCGGCGAACCGGCGGCCGACGCGACCGACGGAAGCGAACCGGCGGCCGACGCGACCGACGGAAGCGAACCGGCGGACGACGCGACCGGCGAATCGGCCCACGACACCGGAGGATCCGAGAGTGAGTGA